In the Lepus europaeus isolate LE1 chromosome 18, mLepTim1.pri, whole genome shotgun sequence genome, one interval contains:
- the CHD3 gene encoding chromodomain-helicase-DNA-binding protein 3 isoform X7 yields the protein MTFRDKDDIRLLPSALGVKKRKRGPKKQKENKPGKPRKRKKLDSEEEFGSERDEYREKSESGGSEYGTGPGRKRRRKHREKKEKKTKRRKKGEGDGGQKQVEQKSSATLLLTWGLEDVEHVFSEEDYHTLTNYKAFSQFMRPLIAKKNPKIPMSKMMTILGAKWREFSANNPFKGSAAAVAAAAAAAAAAVAEQVSAAVSSATPIAPSGPPTLPPPPAVDIQPPPIRRAKTKEGKGPGHKRRSKSPRVPDGRKKLRGKKMAPLKIKLGLLGGKRKKGGSYVFQSDEGLEPEAEESDLDSGSVHSASGRPDGPVRTKKLKRGRPGRKKKKVLGCPAVAGEEEVDGYETDHQDYCEVCQQGGEIILCDTCPRAYHLVCLDPELDRAPEGKWSCPHCEKEGVQWEAKEEEEEYEEEGEEEGEKEEEDDHMEYCRVCKDGGELLCCDACISSYHIHCLNPPLPDIPNGEWLCPRCTCPVLKGRVQKILHWRWGEPPVAVPAAPQQADGNPDVPPPRPLQGRSEREFFVKWVGLSYWHCSWAKELQLEIFHLVMYRNYQRKNDMDEPPPLDYGSGEDDGKSDKRKVKDPHYAEMEEKYYRFGIKPEWMTVHRIINHSVDKKGNYHYLVKWRDLPYDQSTWEEDEMNIPEYEDHKQSYWRHRELIMGEDPAQPRKYKKKKKELQGDGPPSSPTNDPTVKYETQPRFITATGGTLHMYQLEGLNWLRFSWAQGTDTILADEMGLGKTIQTIVFLYSLYKEGHTKGPFLVSAPLSTIINWEREFQMWAPKFYVVTYTGDKDSRAIIRENEFSFEDNAIKGGKKAFKMKREAQVKFHVLLTSYELITIDQAALGSIRWACLVVDEAHRLKNNQSKFFRVLNGYKIDHKLLLTGTPLQNNLEELFHLLNFLTPERFNNLEGFLEEFADISKEDQIKKLHDLLGPHMLRRLKADVFKNMPAKTELIVRVELSPMQKKYYKYILTRNFEALNSRGGGNQVSLLNIMMDLKKCCNHPYLFPVAAMESPKLPSGAYEGGALIKSSGKLMLLQKMLRKLKEQGHRVLIFSQMTKMLDLLEDFLDYEGYKYERIDGGITGALRQEAIDRFNAPGAQQFCFLLSTRAGGLGINLATADTVIIFDSDWNPHNDIQAFSRAHRIGQANKVMIYRFVTRASVEERITQVAKRKMMLTHLVVRPGLGSKAGSMSKQELDDILKFGTEELFKDENEGENKEEDSSVIHYDNEAIARLLDRNQDATEDTDVQNMNEYLSSFKVAQYVVREEDKIEEIEREIIKQEENVDPDYWEKLLRHHYEQQQEDLARNLGKGKRVRKQVNYNDAAQEDQDNQSEYSVGSEEEDEDFDERPEGRRQSKRQLRNEKDKPLPPLLARVGGNIEVLGFNTRQRKAFLNAVMRWGMPPQDAFTTQWLVRDLRGKTEKEFKAYVSLFMRHLCEPGADGSETFADGVPREGLSRQQVLTRIGVMSLVKKKVQEFEHINGRWSMPELMPDPSADSKRSSRASSPTKTSPTTPEASATNSPCTSKPATPAPSEKGDGVRTPLERDEAESQEEKPEKNSRLGEKMETEAEAPSPAPSPGERMEPRRIPLEDEIPGAPGEMEPEPGFRGDREKSEDVKGDRELRPGPRDEPRSSGRREEKAEKPRFMFNIADGGFTELHTLWQNEERAAISSGKLNEIWHRRHDYWLLAGIVLHGYARWQDIQNDAQFAIINEPFKTEANKGNFLEMKNKFLARRFKLLEQALVIEEQLRRAAYLNLSQEPAHPAMALHARFAEAECLAESHQHLSKESLAGNKPANAVLHKGKGRGGPARGRAHNAASEPAGGVAERHEGGRDPPASHAVQNTPHRSPPSDVRAQHPQPAGQQGRGAAPHTGLPPGSLRHTPGVRGGLQRRPRRGPGRRRRQLQPDACRVLHHSRHQRPSSAGEEGEGSGGGAGVRRAGSEGAPSRGGDLYRRLTGPQACPSPRPRPRGRPPAQALGPAADPPPSPPLGPPLD from the exons ATGACTTTCCGAG ATAAGGATGACATTCGACTGCTGCCTTCAGCACTGGGTGTGAAGAAGAGAAAGCGAGGACCCAAGAAGCAGAAGGAGAATAAGCCGGGGAAACCCCGAAAACGCAAAAAGCTT gACAGTGAGGAGGAGTTTGGCTCCGAGCGAGATGAGTACCGGGAGAAGTCAGAGAGTGGGGGCAGTGAATATGGGACCGGACCGGGTCGGAAACGAAGACGGAAGCATcgggaaaaaaaggagaagaagacgAAACGGAGGAAAAAAGGGGAAGGCGACGGGGGGCAGAAG CAGGTGGAGCAGAAGTCCTCAGCGACCCTGCTGCTCACGTGGGGCCTGGAGGACGTGGAGCACGTGTTCTCCGAGGAGGATTACCACACGCTCACCAACTACAAAGCCTTCAGCCAGTTCATGAG GCCCCTGATCGCTAAGAAGAATCCTAAGATCCCAATGTCGAAGATGATGACCATCCTTGGGGCCAAGTGGAGAGAGTTCAGCGCCAATAACCCCTTCAAGGGGTCAGCAGCTgctgtggcggcggcggcggcagcggcggcagcagccGTAGCTGAGCAGGTGTCAGCTGCTGTCTCATCGGCTACCCCCATAGCACCTTCCGGACCCCCCACCCTTCCACCACCCCCTGCTGTTGATATCCAGCCCCCACCCATCCGAAGAGCCAAAACCAAAGAGGGCAAAG GTCCAGGGCACAAGAGGCGGAGTAAGAGCCCCCGAGTGCCTGATGGACGCAAGAAGCTTCGGGGAAAGAAGATGGCACCACTCAAAATCAAGCTAGGGCTGCTGGGTGGCAAGAGGAAGAAGGGGGGCTCG TATGTTTTTCAGAGTGATGAGGGCCTTGAACCCGAGGCTGAGGAGTCAGACCTGGACAGTGGCAGTGTCCATAGTGCCTCAGGCCGGCCTGACGGCCCTGTCCGCACCAAGAAGCTAAAGAGAGGGCGGCCAGGacggaagaagaagaagg TCCTGGGCTGTCCTGCAGTGGCCGGGGAGGAGGAGGTTGATGGCTACGAGACGGATCACCAGGATTACTGTGAGGTGTGCCAGCAGGGTGGGGAAATTATTCTGTGCGACACCTGCCCTCGTGCCTACCACCTCGTCTGCCTTGATCCTGAGCTGGACCGGGCTCCTGAGGGCAAATGGAGCTGCCCCCACTGT gagaaGGAGGGGGTCCAGTGGGAGgccaaggaggaagaggaagaatacgaggaggagggggaggaggaaggcgagaaggaggaggaggacgaccACATGGAGTACTGCCGCGTGTGCAAGGACGGCGGGGAGCTCCTGTGCTGTGACGCGTGCATCTCCTCCTACCACATCCACTGTCTCAACCCTCCCCTGCCCGACATCCCCAATGGCGAATGGCTCTGTCCCCGATGCACA TGCCCCGTGCTAAAGGGTCGTGTACAGAAGATCCTCCATTGGCGATGGGGGGAGCCACCTGTGGCAGTGCCTGCTGCCCCCCAACAGGCAGATGGGAACCCAGACGTCCCACCCCCTCGTCCTCTTCAAGGCAGATCGGAGCGAGAGTTCTTTGTCAAGTGGGTGGGACTGTCCTACTGGCACTGCTCCTGGGCCAAGGAGCTGCAG CTGGAGATCTTCCACTTGGTCATGTACCGGAACTATCAGCGGAAGAATGACATGGACGAGCCCCCGCCCCTAGACTACGGCTCTGGTGAGGATGATGGGAAGAGTGACAAACGCAAGGTGAAAGACCCACACTATGCCGAGATGGAGGAGAAGTACTATCGCTTCGGCATCAAGCCCGAGTGGATGACTGTGCACCGGATCATTAACCACAG TGTGGATAAAAAAGGGAATTACCACTATCTCGTGAAATGGAGGGATTTGCCCTATGACCAGTCCACGTGGGAGGAAGACGAGATGAACATCCCTGAATATGAGGACCACAAGCAAAGCTACTGGAGACACCG AGAACTCATTATGGGTGAGGACCCCGCCCAGCCCCgcaaatataaaaagaagaagaaggagctgCAGGGCGACGGGCCTCCCAGTTCTCCTACCAACGAC CCTACCGTGAAATATGAGACCCAGCCACGGTTTATCACGGCCACCGGCGGCACGCTGCACATGTATCAGCTGGAAGGGCTGAACTGGCTGCGCTTCTCGTGGGCCCAGGGCACCGACACCATTCTGGCTGATGAGATGGGGCTGGGCAAGACCATACAAACCATCGTCTTTCTCTACTCCCTCTATAAGGAG GGCCACACTAAAGGTCCCTTCCTGGTGAGCGCCCCGCTTTCTACCATCATTAACTGGGAGCGGGAGTTCCAGATGTGGGCACCCAAGTTCTATGTGGTGACATACACGGGCGACAAGGACAGCCGGGCCATCATTCGTGAGAATGAGTTCTCTTTTGAGGACAACGCTATAAAAGGTGGCAAGAAAGCTTTTAAGATGAAG AGGGAGGCACAGGTGAAGTTCCACGTTCTCCTGACATCATACGAGTTGATCACCATCGATCAGGCAGCTCTTGGCTCCATCCGTTGGGCCTGTCTGGTGGTGGATGAGGCCCATCGACTCAAGAACAATCAGTCCAAG TTTTTCAGGGTCCTTAATGGCTACAAAATAGATCATAAGTTGCTGCTGACGGGGACCCCACTGCAGAACAACCTGgaggagctcttccatctgctgaactTCCTCACCCCAGAGAGGTTTAA CAacttggagggcttcctggaggaattTGCTGATATATCCAAAGAGGACCAGATCAAGAAACTGCATGACTTGCTGGGGCCACACATGCTGCGGAGGCTTAAAGCGGATGTCTTTAAGAACATGCCGGCCAAGACGGAGCTCATCGTCCGAGTGGAGCTGAGCCCCATGCAGAA GAAATACTACAAGTACATCCTCACTCGAAATTTTGAGGCCTTGAACTCACGAGGCGGAGGGAACCAAGTGTCGCTGCTCAACATCATGATGGATCTTAAGAAGTGCTGCAACCACCCGTACCTCTTTCCCGTGGCTGCTATG GAGTCCCCCAAACTCCCCAGTGGGGCTTACGAGGGTGGGGCGCTTATTAAGTCGTCCGGGAAGCTCATGCTGCTGCAGAAGATGCTGCGGAAGCTGAAGGAGCAGGGGCACCGAGTGCTCATCTTCTCGCAG ATGACCAAAATGTTGGACTTGCTGGAGGACTTCTTAGACTACGAAGGCTACAAGTATGAGCGCATTGACGGTGGCATCACCGGCGCCCTGAGGCAAGAGGCCATCGATCGGTTCAATG CTCCTGGGGCCCAGCAGTTCTGCTTCCTGCTGTCCACTCGAGCCGGGGGCCTGGGCATCAACCTGGCCACTGCCGACACTGTCATCATCTTTGATTCTGACTGGAACCCCCATAATGACATCCAG GCCTTCAGCCGGGCTCATCGCATCGGCCAGGCCAACAAAGTGATGATTTACCGGTTCGTGACTCGGGCGTCGGTGGAAGAGCGAATCACGCAGGTGGCCAAGAGGAAGATGATGCTGACACACTTGGTGgtgcggccggggctgggctccaAGGCGGGCTCCATGTCCAAGCAGGAGCTTGACGACATCCTCAAATTCGGCACCGAGGAACTGTTCAAGGACGAAAATGAGG GGGAGAACAAGGAGGAGGACAGCAGCGTGATCCACTATGACAATGAGGCCATAGCCAGGCTGCTGGACCGGAACCAGGATGCCACGGAGGACACCGACGTGCAGAACATGAACGAGTACCTTAGCTCCTTCAAGGTGGCCCAGTACGTCGTGCGGGAAGAGGACAAG ATCGAGGAGATCGAGCGAGAGATCATCAAGCAGGAGGAGAACGTGGACCCCGACTACTGGGAGAAGCTGCTGCGGCACCACTacgagcagcagcaggaggaccTGGCCCGCAACCTCGGCAAGGGCAAGCGGGTCCGCAAGCAGGTCAACTACAACGATGCTGCTCAGGAGGACCAGG ATAACCAGTCAGAGTACTCGGTGGGATCAGAGGAGGAGGACGAAGACTTTGACGAGCGTCCTGAAG GGCGCCGCCAGTCGAAGAGGCAGCTCCGGAATGAAAAGGACAAGCCACTGCCTCCACTGCTGGCTCGAGTTGGGGGCAACATTGAG GTGTTGGGGTTCAACACGCGCCAGCGGAAGGCCTTCCTCAATGCTGTGATGCGCTGGGGGATGCCGCCGCAGGATGCCTTCACCACGCAGTGGCTGGTGCGGGACCTGAGGGGCAAGACGGAGAAGGAGTTCAA GGCCTATGTGTCCCTGTTCATGCGCCATCTGTGTGAGCCCGGGGCAGACGGCTCAGAGACCTTCGCCGATGGAGTCCCCCGGGAGGGACTGAGTCGCCAGCAGGTGCTGACCCGCATCGGAGTCATGTCTCTCGTGAAGAAGAAG GTGCAGGAGTTCGAGCACATCAACGGGCGCTGGTCAATGCCAGAGCTGATGCCTGATCCCAGCGCCGACTCCAAGCGCTCCTCCCGAGCCTCCTCTCCGACCAAAACGTCTCCTACCACTCCCGAGGCTTCTGCCACCAACAGTCCCTGCACCTCTAAGCCTG CTACTCCAGCTCCAAGCGAGAAAGGAGATGGCGTAAGGACGCCTCTTGAGAGAGATGAAGCTGAAAGCCAAGAGGAGAAGCCAGAGAAGAACAGCAGACTGGGGGAGAAGATGGAGACAGAG GCTgaggctcccagccccgccccctctcctgGGGAGCGGATGGAGCCAAGGAGGATTCCCTTAGAGGATGAGATCCCAGGGGCGCCTGGAGAGATGGAGCCCGAACCTGGGTTCCgaggggacagagagaagtcAG AAGATGTGAAAGGTGACCGGGAGCTTCGACCTGGGCCCCGGGATGAGCCACGGTCCAGTGGGCGCCGCGAGGAGAAGGCAGAGAAGCCCCGGTTCATGTTCAATATCGCAGACGGTGGCTTCACAG AGCTCCATACGCTGTGGCAGAATGAGGAGCGGGCAGCTATTTCCTCCGGGAAACTCAACGAGATCTGGCACCGAAGGCACGACTATTGGCTTCTGGCCGGGATCGTCCT CCATGGCTACGCACGGTGGCAGGACATCCAGAATGATGCTCAATTTGCCATTATCAATGAGCCATTTAAAACTGAGGCCAATAAGGGGAACTTTCTGGAGATGAAAAACAAATTCCTGGCCCGGAGGTTCAAG CTCCTGGAGCAGGCGCTGGTGATAGAGGAGCAGCTGCGGCGGGCGGCCTACCTGAACCTGTCGCAGGAGCCGGCGCACCCCGCCATGGCCCTCCACGCCCGCTTCGCCGAGGCCGAGTGCCTGGCCGAGAGCCACCAGCACCTCTCCAAGGAGTCTCTGGCGGGGAACAAGCCGGCCAACGCCGTCCTGCACAAGGGTAAGGGCCGCGGCGGCCCCGCGCGGGGGAGGGCCCACAACGCTGC TTCTGAACCAGCTGGAGGAGTTGCTGAGCGACATGAAGGCGGACGTGACCCGCCTGCCAGCCACGCTGTCCAGAATACCCCCCATCGCAGCCCGCCTTCAGATGTCCGAGCGCAGCATCCTCAGCCGGCTGGCCAGCAAGGGCGCGGAGCCGCACCCCACACCG GCCTTCCCCCCGGGTCCCTACGCCACACCCCCGGGGTACGGGGTGGCCTTCAGCGCCGCCCCCGTAGGGGCCCTGGCCGCCGCAGGCGCCAATTACAGCCAGATGCCTGCAGGGTCCTTCATCACAG CCGCCACCAACGGCCCTCCAGTGCTggtgaagaaggagaaggaagcgGTGGGGGCGCTGGTGTCAGACGGGCTGGATCGGAAGGAGCCCCGAGCCGGGGAGGTGATCTGTATAGACGACTGACTGGACCCCAGGCCTGCCCTTCACCCAGGCCCCGTCCCCGAGGCCGACCCCCTGCTCAGGCTCTGGGGCCTGCTGCCGACCCTCCGCCttccccacccctggggccaccGCTGGACTAG